A genomic segment from Synergistaceae bacterium encodes:
- the secD gene encoding protein translocase subunit SecD, producing the protein MLSNRTRLWLVILVIAAASVFVWYERNNINLGLDLKGGAHIVLQAKDTPENPVRDDSIDRLLAVLRNRIDQYGVAEPIIQKSGSDRIIVDLPGIQDPAAALELIGRTAQMDFREVLETNGTPPPAPIRSNYDNDVQFADAQERWQNAVNQLANASADFQAKTANTPGSIVAPGEEAGLFYLLGPVLLSGKDLINAEMNPDSLGRMGVSLEFNSNGANLFEQATARLIGKQLAIVLDNVVISAPVVQDRIAGGRAQITGRFTNEEAGRLAIMLKAGALPVAVEIAENRSVGPSLGADSVRQGLEAGLFGAGMVLVFMLLYYQFRGLAADLALAVTVLLIFAGLIAFNATLTLPGIAGIILTLGMAVDGNVLIYERIKEEQNAGKTPLAALDSGFRKALVTILDSNITTLIAALVLFYFGSGSVRGFGVTLSVGLVASVFANIVVTRAILQLFVKSGKEIIKRK; encoded by the coding sequence ATGCTCTCTAATAGAACTAGACTTTGGCTCGTAATTCTTGTAATCGCTGCTGCTTCTGTGTTCGTGTGGTACGAGAGAAATAATATCAATCTCGGACTCGATCTCAAGGGCGGAGCTCATATCGTTTTGCAGGCAAAGGACACACCAGAGAATCCCGTCAGAGATGACAGCATTGACAGACTCTTAGCAGTGCTCAGAAATAGAATCGACCAGTACGGAGTCGCAGAGCCCATTATACAGAAAAGCGGTTCAGATAGAATCATTGTAGATTTACCCGGCATTCAAGACCCTGCAGCAGCACTTGAATTAATTGGACGTACGGCGCAGATGGATTTTCGCGAGGTCCTAGAGACAAACGGCACTCCCCCTCCCGCACCCATTCGCAGCAATTATGATAACGACGTACAATTTGCAGACGCTCAAGAACGCTGGCAGAACGCAGTAAATCAATTAGCAAACGCAAGCGCAGATTTTCAGGCAAAGACAGCCAACACTCCCGGATCTATCGTCGCACCAGGTGAGGAAGCCGGATTATTTTATTTGCTTGGGCCGGTGCTTTTATCGGGCAAAGACTTAATCAACGCTGAAATGAATCCCGACAGCTTAGGCCGCATGGGTGTATCGCTTGAATTTAATTCTAACGGCGCAAATTTATTCGAGCAGGCTACAGCAAGATTAATCGGCAAACAATTAGCTATAGTTCTTGACAATGTAGTAATTTCCGCTCCCGTCGTGCAGGACAGAATCGCAGGAGGACGCGCACAAATTACAGGCAGATTCACAAACGAGGAAGCCGGAAGACTCGCAATCATGCTTAAGGCCGGTGCTTTACCTGTTGCAGTCGAAATCGCAGAAAATAGATCTGTCGGGCCGAGCTTAGGTGCTGACTCAGTAAGACAAGGACTCGAAGCAGGTTTATTCGGTGCTGGAATGGTGCTCGTTTTCATGCTGCTTTATTATCAATTCAGAGGACTTGCGGCAGATTTGGCACTTGCTGTAACTGTTTTGCTTATTTTTGCGGGGTTAATCGCGTTTAATGCAACCTTGACTCTTCCGGGTATCGCAGGAATTATTTTAACGCTCGGAATGGCTGTCGACGGCAACGTTTTAATTTATGAGCGCATAAAAGAAGAACAGAACGCCGGCAAAACTCCTTTAGCAGCACTTGACTCAGGATTCAGAAAAGCTCTTGTTACGATCTTAGACTCGAATATCACGACTTTAATTGCAGCACTTGTATTATTTTATTTCGGGTCAGGTTCCGTGCGGGGATTTGGCGTAACTCTCTCT
- the yajC gene encoding preprotein translocase subunit YajC: MLFPLAIFVLIFYFFIIRPQRKRDKQHNNMIASINRGDEIITIGGFMGTVREVREDSFQIEIAEGVRVRILKSAVQTKRASTTANKTEASA; the protein is encoded by the coding sequence ATGCTTTTCCCTCTTGCAATATTTGTACTGATATTTTATTTCTTTATTATTCGTCCGCAAAGAAAACGCGATAAACAGCATAATAACATGATCGCAAGCATTAACAGGGGCGATGAAATTATTACAATCGGCGGTTTCATGGGAACAGTCAGAGAAGTACGCGAAGACTCTTTCCAAATCGAAATCGCAGAAGGTGTCAGAGTCAGAATCCTTAAATCAGCGGTGCAGACAAAACGAGCCTCAACAACAGCTAACAAAACGGAGGCAAGCGCGTAA
- the eno gene encoding phosphopyruvate hydratase, with translation MALIVGVHGREILDSRGNPTVEVDVQLEDGSFGRAAVPSGASTGVHEALELRDKEARYNGKGTQHAVNNVNEKIAPELVGCYDADDQFAVDKAMIELDGSDGKKNLGANAILGVSMATARAAADSHGLPLYRWLGGVGGALLPTPMMNVINGGAHADSTVDFQEFMIVPHSGKNFSEALRMGAEVYHALKSCTKARGYSTGVGDEGGFAPNLKDNREALDLLMEAVNKAGYKPGDDVSFALDVASSEFFVAEKNKYVFSKSGGAEYTSGELVKLYEDLVANYPVISIEDGCAEDDWEGWAALTAALGKKIQLVGDDLFVTNPKILARGISEGIANAVLVKLNQIGTVSETLQVIQMAADSGYAAVVSHRSGETADTFIADLAVATRAGQIKTGSIARTDRIAKYNQLLRIEEELGDVAKYAGLAKYSPMWK, from the coding sequence ATGGCATTAATAGTTGGAGTTCACGGCCGCGAGATTCTTGACTCAAGAGGCAACCCTACAGTTGAAGTTGATGTACAGCTTGAAGACGGTTCATTTGGAAGAGCAGCAGTACCTTCCGGAGCATCTACCGGCGTTCATGAGGCTTTAGAGCTTCGAGACAAAGAGGCGCGTTATAACGGCAAAGGCACTCAGCACGCAGTCAATAACGTAAATGAGAAAATCGCCCCTGAGTTAGTCGGTTGTTATGACGCTGATGATCAATTCGCAGTCGATAAAGCAATGATTGAGCTTGACGGTTCTGACGGCAAAAAGAATCTCGGCGCAAATGCGATTCTCGGTGTATCAATGGCAACAGCGCGGGCAGCAGCAGACAGCCACGGACTTCCCCTTTACAGATGGCTCGGCGGAGTCGGAGGTGCTTTACTTCCTACACCGATGATGAATGTTATTAACGGCGGAGCACATGCAGACTCTACAGTCGATTTTCAAGAGTTCATGATCGTACCTCACAGCGGGAAAAATTTTTCTGAGGCTTTAAGAATGGGCGCAGAAGTTTATCACGCTCTCAAAAGCTGCACAAAAGCTCGCGGATACTCAACAGGTGTCGGCGATGAAGGCGGATTTGCTCCTAACCTCAAGGATAACCGTGAAGCACTTGATTTACTAATGGAAGCAGTAAATAAAGCAGGTTACAAACCCGGTGATGATGTCAGCTTTGCACTTGATGTCGCCTCGTCTGAATTTTTCGTAGCGGAGAAAAATAAATACGTCTTCAGCAAGAGCGGCGGAGCAGAATACACTTCCGGCGAACTTGTAAAACTTTATGAAGATCTTGTCGCAAATTATCCGGTTATCTCGATTGAAGACGGTTGCGCAGAGGACGACTGGGAAGGCTGGGCAGCTCTTACAGCAGCACTCGGCAAAAAAATTCAGCTTGTCGGCGATGATTTATTTGTAACGAATCCAAAGATTTTGGCACGCGGAATTTCTGAAGGTATCGCAAATGCAGTACTCGTCAAGTTAAATCAGATCGGAACAGTAAGCGAGACTCTTCAAGTTATACAAATGGCCGCTGATTCAGGTTATGCCGCTGTAGTCTCTCACAGATCAGGCGAGACAGCAGACACCTTCATTGCAGATTTGGCAGTTGCAACACGTGCAGGCCAGATTAAAACAGGAAGTATCGCAAGAACAGACAGAATCGCGAAATATAATCAGCTTCTCAGAATCGAGGAAGAACTCGGCGACGTTGCAAAGTATGCAGGACTCGCAAAATATTCCCCGATGTGGAAGTAA
- a CDS encoding RNA-binding S4 domain-containing protein, producing MRLDKFLKLARLVKRRTAAQEMIELGAVRLNGRECKSSSEVNEGNIIEIAYINRVLKVKVLCADEAILKRPKTISWEQIAERTVKPDELPF from the coding sequence ATGAGGCTTGATAAATTCTTGAAGCTCGCAAGACTCGTCAAACGCCGTACAGCAGCACAAGAAATGATCGAGTTAGGCGCAGTCAGACTCAACGGGCGCGAGTGCAAATCTTCAAGCGAGGTCAACGAGGGAAATATAATCGAAATCGCATACATAAACCGCGTCTTGAAAGTAAAAGTTTTGTGCGCAGACGAGGCAATTTTAAAGCGTCCTAAAACAATTTCATGGGAACAAATCGCAGAACGTACAGTAAAGCCCGACGAATTACCATTTTAA
- the larE gene encoding ATP-dependent sacrificial sulfur transferase LarE: MTIQAKYQTLKNYIDSLKSAAVAFSGGVDSTLLLYIAHEVLRDKAVAVTIQSRLIPGRELDESKNFCESHNIKQIIISVDELAIKNFSQNPPNRCYLCKKDLFTRIKTVAHENNLSHVIEGSNLDDLGDYRPGLKAIDELGIKSPLREAAFTKSDVRELSRALNLPTWDKPSFACLASRFVYGETITPEKLIMVANAENLLQDLGFRQERVRIHGNIARIEITPENFSRIIEDSIRTKIYSGLKNLGFSYVTLDLQGYRTGSMNEII, translated from the coding sequence ATGACTATACAAGCAAAATATCAGACTCTAAAAAATTATATTGACTCACTCAAGAGTGCAGCTGTTGCATTTTCCGGCGGAGTTGACTCGACTTTATTATTATACATTGCTCATGAAGTCTTACGCGATAAAGCCGTTGCCGTTACGATTCAATCGCGTTTAATTCCAGGCCGTGAGCTTGACGAATCAAAAAATTTCTGCGAGTCTCATAATATCAAGCAAATAATTATTTCAGTCGATGAGCTTGCTATAAAAAATTTCAGCCAGAATCCCCCGAACAGGTGTTATTTATGCAAGAAAGATTTATTTACGCGAATAAAAACTGTTGCGCACGAAAATAATTTATCGCACGTTATAGAAGGCTCGAATCTTGATGACTTAGGCGACTACAGGCCGGGACTCAAGGCAATAGACGAACTCGGAATAAAGAGTCCTTTGCGTGAAGCTGCTTTCACAAAATCTGATGTCCGGGAACTTTCGCGCGCATTGAATTTGCCGACGTGGGATAAACCTTCATTCGCTTGTCTTGCGTCGAGATTCGTTTATGGTGAGACTATTACTCCGGAAAAATTAATAATGGTCGCAAACGCAGAAAATTTATTACAGGATTTAGGATTTCGTCAAGAGCGGGTCAGGATTCACGGCAATATCGCAAGAATCGAGATAACACCAGAAAATTTTTCACGCATAATAGAAGACTCAATCAGGACAAAAATTTATAGCGGGCTAAAAAATTTAGGATTCTCATATGTTACACTTGATTTGCAGGGATATAGAACCGGAAGTATGAACGAAATTATATAA
- a CDS encoding metallophosphoesterase — protein MKKFLCCLVIITALFCSPAESNNFVEGWQSLNISCDCVEFNGQKFNRVLAVGDIHGQFSRFMSMYKKLNVSDRDLVIFLGDYIQGKKTGEELKTIQWLMEQSRRENFILLSGNKEREFLRDNNKNWALLRELNSVNDPELTKKVYEFFAGLKFYQELTIDGRDFVFAHAGINDDGTINPNDEFSLMFNKRFCRNYHGNKFVVIGHRPTQSEFGKKITVPVKVSGKNILMLDTNCKRKKGYSSCVNILTGEFWQSDKDF, from the coding sequence ATGAAAAAATTTTTATGCTGCTTAGTGATAATTACGGCTTTATTTTGCAGTCCGGCAGAGTCTAACAATTTTGTTGAAGGCTGGCAGAGTCTTAATATTTCCTGTGATTGTGTAGAGTTCAACGGGCAAAAATTTAATCGTGTCTTAGCAGTCGGTGATATTCACGGGCAATTTTCGCGCTTTATGTCAATGTACAAAAAATTAAATGTCAGTGATAGAGACCTAGTAATTTTTCTAGGCGATTATATACAGGGCAAGAAGACCGGCGAAGAGTTAAAGACTATACAATGGCTCATGGAACAAAGCAGGAGAGAAAATTTTATACTCTTGAGCGGCAACAAAGAACGTGAATTTTTGCGCGATAATAATAAAAATTGGGCACTATTGCGCGAATTAAATAGCGTTAATGATCCCGAACTCACGAAAAAAGTTTATGAATTTTTTGCGGGCTTAAAATTTTATCAGGAACTTACGATTGATGGCCGGGATTTTGTGTTTGCTCATGCTGGAATAAATGACGACGGCACAATTAATCCCAACGACGAATTTTCTCTAATGTTCAACAAAAGATTTTGCAGAAATTATCACGGCAATAAATTTGTAGTGATAGGCCACCGTCCGACTCAGTCAGAATTTGGCAAAAAAATTACTGTCCCCGTTAAAGTCAGCGGCAAGAATATTTTAATGCTCGACACTAACTGCAAGCGCAAAAAAGGTTATTCATCGTGCGTAAATATTTTGACGGGCGAATTTTGGCAGAGCGATAAAGATTTTTAG
- a CDS encoding peptide chain release factor N(5)-glutamine methyltransferase: protein MKVNNFAKRLESAGIKNFQQESIWLMSAALNISHSQILTRQKFSDSELAKIDEFISRRESSEPLQYIIGESTFYGRDFKVGKGVLIPRQDTESLIEAAKYCFARDEKFSFLDFGTGSGCIAVTLLLEFPNSFAYMLDNSKEALFYARENILRYDLAERAKIIKTLDGLEIDLLISNPPYIESQEIARLDSTVKDYEPLNALDGGPDGMKFYREIFACDLKPRYIILESGNIAQVSALKNLTHEYKFMREFLDYGNFPRALLFQRQ, encoded by the coding sequence TTGAAGGTTAATAATTTCGCAAAACGTTTAGAGTCTGCCGGCATAAAAAATTTTCAGCAAGAGTCAATATGGCTGATGTCGGCGGCTCTTAATATTAGTCATTCGCAGATTCTTACGCGTCAAAAATTTTCTGATTCTGAGCTGGCAAAAATTGATGAATTTATTTCACGCCGTGAGTCTAGTGAACCATTGCAATATATAATCGGCGAGTCAACTTTTTACGGGCGTGATTTCAAAGTCGGTAAAGGTGTATTAATTCCGCGTCAGGACACAGAGTCATTAATTGAGGCTGCTAAATATTGTTTTGCCCGCGATGAAAAATTTTCGTTTCTTGATTTCGGCACTGGTTCCGGGTGCATTGCTGTAACACTTTTGCTTGAGTTCCCTAATTCATTTGCTTACATGCTCGACAATAGCAAGGAGGCTTTATTTTATGCGCGTGAAAATATTTTGCGTTATGACTTGGCCGAACGTGCGAAAATTATCAAGACTCTTGACGGACTCGAAATTGATTTATTAATCAGCAATCCGCCATATATAGAATCGCAGGAAATTGCAAGACTTGACTCAACAGTGAAAGATTATGAACCTTTGAACGCTTTAGACGGAGGCCCGGACGGAATGAAATTTTACCGTGAAATTTTTGCGTGTGATTTGAAGCCTCGTTATATAATTTTAGAGTCTGGGAATATTGCACAGGTCAGCGCGTTAAAAAATTTGACTCATGAATATAAATTTATGCGTGAATTTCTTGATTATGGGAATTTTCCGAGAGCTTTATTATTTCAGCGTCAGTAA
- the prfA gene encoding peptide chain release factor 1, whose product MNIEPKLQAIEQEYIEVGNKLSDPEIAANPKELQILGKKRAQLEPVVIKYREYQDALKSISEAKELIKSGDSELETLAREELANLEPKIENFTRDLTLLLLPQDPNDEKSVVVEIRAGTGGDEATLFAADLFRMYVRFCERQHWKIEIIESSTNTAGIGGYKEIIFRIDSKGAYSKMKYESGVHRVQRVPVTEASGRIHTSAATVAVMPEADDVEIDIRPEDLKIDTYRSSGAGGQHVNMTDSAVRITHLPTGIVVTCQDERSQIKNRARAMSYLKTKLYDLEQQKQNSELASERRGMIGSGDRSERVRTYNFPQNRITDHRINLTLYKLEAYLDGDLYEMIDAMLLAEQTQKLQDLEG is encoded by the coding sequence ATGAACATCGAGCCTAAATTACAAGCTATCGAGCAGGAATATATAGAAGTCGGCAATAAATTATCAGATCCGGAAATAGCAGCTAACCCGAAAGAATTGCAGATACTCGGCAAAAAACGCGCACAGCTCGAACCGGTCGTAATTAAATATCGTGAATATCAAGACGCTTTAAAGTCTATCAGTGAAGCAAAAGAGTTAATCAAATCAGGAGACTCAGAGCTTGAGACCCTAGCACGTGAAGAACTCGCAAATCTTGAACCTAAAATCGAAAATTTTACGCGCGATTTAACTCTTTTATTACTGCCTCAAGACCCTAACGACGAAAAAAGCGTAGTTGTTGAAATCAGAGCAGGCACAGGAGGCGACGAAGCTACTTTATTTGCTGCTGATTTATTTAGAATGTACGTGAGATTTTGTGAGCGTCAACACTGGAAAATTGAAATTATTGAGAGTTCAACAAATACAGCTGGCATAGGCGGCTACAAAGAAATTATATTCAGAATCGACAGTAAAGGCGCTTACAGCAAAATGAAATATGAGTCCGGCGTTCATAGAGTCCAGCGAGTCCCCGTTACTGAAGCAAGCGGAAGGATTCACACGAGTGCTGCAACTGTTGCTGTTATGCCGGAAGCTGATGATGTGGAAATCGATATTAGGCCGGAAGATTTGAAAATTGATACTTACAGATCTAGCGGTGCAGGAGGCCAGCACGTTAATATGACTGACTCAGCCGTGAGAATAACGCATTTGCCTACAGGTATAGTCGTAACTTGTCAGGACGAACGCTCGCAAATTAAGAATCGTGCGCGGGCAATGTCATATTTGAAGACGAAATTATATGACCTCGAACAGCAGAAGCAAAATTCAGAGTTAGCATCAGAACGCCGGGGCATGATAGGTTCAGGCGACAGAAGCGAAAGAGTCAGAACTTACAATTTTCCTCAAAACCGCATAACAGATCACAGAATAAATTTGACTCTCTACAAACTTGAGGCTTATCTCGACGGCGATTTATACGAGATGATTGACGCAATGTTATTAGCAGAACAGACTCAGAAACTGCAAGATCTTGAAGGTTAA
- a CDS encoding DUF1385 domain-containing protein → MLAVNLFISQAESDIKKIPVGGQAVIEGVLMKGKNLWGLAVRRPTGEIFKENWPHSSRTQRYPYKLPLIRGVVTMCEMLATGFKALSRSAEVALEETQEKLTFKDILLSILIAIFAVGGLFIALPLWLAGHMASTPLYVNIIEGVLRAVIFVAYVAIIGLWSDIKEVFKYHGAEHKTINAFESGQAMTPENIMKCSRIHPRCGTSFLLIAVIVSIIVFSPVKTLIAGESFILQVLARIILIPVVIGISYEIIRFASSSGKFGLCVIAPFLTLQYLTTREPNINQAEVALISLDTALNGGLLS, encoded by the coding sequence ATGTTAGCAGTAAATTTATTTATATCACAAGCCGAGTCAGACATTAAGAAAATTCCCGTCGGAGGTCAGGCAGTAATTGAAGGCGTGCTGATGAAGGGCAAAAATTTATGGGGACTCGCTGTAAGAAGGCCAACCGGTGAAATATTCAAAGAAAATTGGCCGCATAGTTCACGGACTCAGAGATACCCTTATAAATTGCCGTTGATTCGCGGAGTCGTTACCATGTGTGAAATGTTAGCTACGGGATTCAAAGCATTATCACGTTCGGCAGAGGTCGCACTTGAGGAAACGCAGGAAAAATTGACGTTCAAAGATATTTTATTGTCGATTCTGATTGCGATTTTTGCTGTAGGAGGTTTATTTATCGCGCTTCCGTTGTGGCTGGCTGGTCATATGGCAAGCACTCCCCTTTATGTGAATATTATAGAAGGCGTTTTGCGTGCTGTAATATTTGTTGCTTACGTTGCAATTATAGGACTCTGGTCTGACATTAAAGAAGTCTTCAAGTATCACGGTGCAGAACATAAGACTATTAACGCATTCGAGAGCGGCCAAGCAATGACTCCCGAAAATATTATGAAATGTTCGCGAATACATCCGAGGTGCGGGACATCGTTTTTGCTGATTGCCGTTATAGTAAGCATTATAGTTTTCTCGCCGGTAAAGACTCTTATTGCCGGAGAAAGTTTTATTTTGCAGGTTTTAGCGCGCATTATATTAATTCCCGTCGTAATTGGGATTTCTTACGAGATTATAAGATTCGCATCAAGTTCCGGGAAATTTGGACTCTGCGTAATAGCACCGTTTTTGACTCTGCAATATTTAACAACGAGAGAGCCTAATATAAATCAGGCTGAAGTCGCGTTAATCTCACTTGATACAGCATTAAACGGAGGTTTATTATCATGA